Within Chloroherpetonaceae bacterium, the genomic segment ACGACTTGAATATCGCGTAGTTATTGAAGTGCCGCCGTGATGCTTCTCCTTCACTCAGCGATAGCACATACTTTTGCAGACTTGCTCCAATAGTCAGCAGTGTATAGGTAGCAAAGAGCACATAAAAGTTCTTCCAAAAGTGCATCGCTTTATGTTTTCTGCTTCTTCTTTTGCGCCGCTGGGAAGAGCACATTGTTAAGAATTAGGCGGTAGCCAGCAGAGTTTTTGTGCAGCGCCAGATTAGTTGGTGGGTCGCCAATGTGATGCTGATAGTCTTCGGGGTCGTGCCCGCCATAGAAGCAAAATTGCCCTTTGCCATAGTTGCCATGTAGGTAACGCACTTCTTCTGTGCCTTTCTTTTCGCCCATAATCACCACCGATGACTTAATGAGCGACTTGCGAAAGGAGGTGGTTTGCCCATAAAACCCTTTGATGATAGATGTATGATTTTGCGTCAACATAGAGGGCACAGGGTCAAACTTCGCACTGAACTCGAAGAGCGTGAAGTAATCGTTCTCAGGTCCAGTTGCGCTGCCCGTCATTTGCGGATTGATGTCAATGTTAGACTTGGAGTATTCAAATGGGTTTAGGCTTACGGTAAAGTTTTCAAAAGCAAAGGTTTTGGAAAAATCCAGCTTTTTGTTTGCATCAGGCGTTACGCCGTCGCCATCGAATTCGGCAGGTACAATGTCAATACCCTCAGCCGCAAGGGCAATGTCGTAGCTATCTGGTGCGGAGCACATTGCAAACATAAAGCCGCCTTCTCCCACAAAGTCGCGTATCGCACGCGCAACGGCTTTCTTCTCTTCACTTACTTTCGTGAAGCCTAATTTACGTGCCATTTGCTCTGCGTCTCGCACTTGTCGGATATACCATGGCGCATTGCGGAAGCCTGCAAAGAACTTGCCATATTGCCCTGTGAAATCTTCGTGATGCACATGTAGCCAGTCGTATTTTTTGAGGTCGCCTCGCAGCACTTCTTCGTCCCACACTTTGGCAAAGGGAATCTCAGCGTAGGTCAGCACCAGCGTTACTGCATCGTCCCACGGCAAGTTTGTCGGAGGCACATAGACGACAATCTTTGGTGCTTTTTCAAGGCGCATTACGGCTGCATTATTATCCTCACTCTCAATCTCTGCAAGAATGCGTGTCGTTTCTGCGCTGGTGAGTTCTTCGTAGCGCACACCTCGAACAACAAGCTCTGAAGCTACAGCTGGCAACGCATCAACGAGAAAAGAGCCTCCACGATAATTCAGTAGCCAATCGACAACGATTCCCTTCTGCAAACACCAATACGCTACACCATATGCTTTCAGGTGGTCAGTTTGTGTCTTGTCCATTGGAATCAGTAACTTCTGCCCAACAGCCTGCGAAGCGATTGCGCTCAGCAGTATACATAGTCCTACAGCTCTGTGCAGCATTCTCATTACTCCAAGCGATTTGTTTTCAAAAGTGTGGGGTAAGGTAAAAAACACTCTGGCTGCAGGTCAATGCAGATTTGCAATGAACCTGTGCGCTTTAGCAAGGACGGTTTTTTGAGCCGACCACTCAGACGGTCGTTACGCCAATGACTTCTTCGAAAAGCCGCTCGTGCACCACGATCCTGCCACAGGTTTCGCACGAGTAGAATCCACCTTGAAAGATAAAAGCATGGCGACTGGCGGGCACACGTGTATTGCACCCACCGCAAGCATTTCGGCTAAATTTCACCACCACGTTTTGAATGTTCCCACGCCGCAGCTGGTCATATTTTGCTAAGACCTGCTTTAAGTGTTTGCTGACAATTTCACGCTGCTTTTCAATCTTCTTTCTTAGCTCATTGACTTCATTCTGCGTGTTTTTGATAATCGTGTTTAGTTCTTTCTGCTTGCGTTTGTGCTCAGCTTCCACCTCTGCCAGATTTTTTTTCAGCTCATCAGTTGGATACATATCTGGCGTGATTTCATCGTAGCGATTTTCTGCCAAAAGCTCTTTACCCTTCTGCTCCATTTGAGCGATGCGCTCTTCCATGTCTTCAATTGCTTTGATTTGCGCCTCTGCTCGTTTGATTTCCTGTTCTTCAAACTCAATCTGTTTGGAGAGTGCATCGTATTCTTTGTTGTTGCGGGCTTTCGTTTGAGCGTCTTTGTATTTTTTAATTTTCTCCTGCGATTCTTTGATAGCTGCCCGCAGGCTGGTGCGCTTTGCTTGGTTATCTTCTATGCGCTTCTGCCGCGCTTCCAGTTGGCGAGAAATTGCCTCAATTTGCTCCGCCAGTGCCGCAATCTCTTCAGGCAATCCTTTCTGTTCGCTCAGCACGGCGTCCAGTTCATCGTCAAGTAGCTGCAGTTTCACAAGGTGCAGCAGAGGATTCTTTTCCACAGTCGTCTCCGGTTTGAGTTAAAGAAGTTTTGGGACAAATAGGCTCGAAAACAAAATGCACTTCTGCCCATTTGATTGCTGGAAGCAGAAGTGCATCGCTGAATTTCCACAATTGATGCAGTGCGGGTTTCCGTCGTTTGTCGTTTTGCATCGGTTTCCTTCCTCGTTGTGCCCAGAAGGAGACTCGAACTCCTATGCCTTTCGGCGCTCGCACCTGAAACGAGTGCGTCTACCAATTCCGCCATCTGGGCAAAAGTGCGTCTGTAAAGCTAACGTTTTTTTCGCATATTCCAAACCCCTTCACAGGGGTATTGTGAGCGTGATTTTTATGCACTGCCTTTTCCTAGTGCAGTCAGAATCACGGGCGCAGCTGCAGTCTATTTTGCCAAAAGGAGTGCCCTTAGAGCATTTGCACTTACAAACTCCCTACATTTTTAATAATTTCGCTCGCTAATGCCTAATGCAAATCAATGCCATGACGGAGCACGACTTCATAGACGAAATAGACGACACATTAGATGACGATGCACCGCTTGCGCCTAAGCGCCTTTTGATTCGTGTTGCTGCTCATCAAGGTAGAGAGCGCATTGATAAGTTTTTGGCACGCCAGATTCAAAATGCAACCCGCACGCGTGTGCAAGCCGCCATTGAAGCTGGGCGTGTATTAGTTAATGGTCACCCAACCAAAGCTAATTACAAACTTTCTCCTCACGATGTGATTGAAGTTATCTACACCCACCCGCCTGCCCCTGAAATGAAGCCTGAAAATATCCCACTTGACATCGTCTATGAAGACGAAGCCTTACTGGTCGTCAACAAACCTGCGGGAATGGTCGTGCACCCTGCTTTTGGCAATTGGACAGGCACGCTTGCCAATGCCGTGCTGCACCACACTGCTTCGCAACTTTCGAACTTTAATGGCGATGCGCTGCGCCCAGGCATTGTGCATCGCTTAGATAAAGATACTTCTGGCTTAATCGTCGTAGCCAAAGATGACGCCACACACGAAGCGCTTGCCAAGCAGTTTGCCGCTCGCACCACTGAAAAGCGCTATCAGGCAATTGTCTGGGGTCAGCCGAAATTCTCAAGTGGCACGATTAAAACCAACATTGGTCGCAGTAAGCGTCATCGAAAGATGATGGCTGCGTATCCTTATAGCGAAGCCCCTGACGCTGAAGGCAAGCCTGCTATCACAGATTACACCGTTCTTGAATCATACACCTATTTTTCTTTGCTGGAACTTCGGCTGCACACTGGTCGCACACACCAAATCCGTGTGCATTTGCAGCATCTTGGCTGCCCTATTGTCTCCGACGAAATGTATGGCGGAAAATTCAAACGCTCACTGCCCTTTGCTCAAAGTGAAGCCTTTCTGAATAACCTCTATGAACTTTTGCCACGACAGGCTTTGCATGCTGCATACTTAGCATTTGTGCATCCAAAGCGAAAAGAAAAGGTTTCATTTTCTGCTCCTTTGCCTAACGATATGACCCAAGCCCTTGAAAAAATTAAACGCATCCATTCATCATACTCTGTGTATGACTAATTGGCTACAGCGACTTTCTCTGTTCTTTTTGATTGGTGCATTTGGCTGCGGCGTCTCCCAAACGCCAACTGCGTCCGTGTTTGACATTACTGCCGATGACCGAGCCGTCTATGAGAGACTTATCCGCGAGCCTGACACAACGGTTTGTTATTTTACTTCGTTTGACCTCACACCTATTGCTTACCGTCTGATATTGCCCGCTAAGGAGCCTAATATGGTGGTTGCTTTCATTCACGGCATTGCTGCACAGTCCAAATTGTATCTTCCACTTGCCGATTCACTGGCGCGGCGTGGCATTGCCACTGCGCTATTAGACCTGCGTGGGCACGGTTGCTCCGGTGGCCCAAGAGGCGATGTTCCTTCGCTTGATGCGCTGGTGCGCGATGTAAGATTGTTTCTTGACACCTTGCGGTATAGATTTCCGGGCAAAAAGCTCATTTTAGGTGGGCATAGCCTTGGAGCTGGGCTTTCACTCCGTTTTCTTCTGGAGTTTAGTGACCGCAAACACTTGTATCGTGCGCCTGATGGGCTCATCCTAATGGCGGGTGGTTTTTTCAGCAATCCTCGGTGCGACAGTCTCGAGCTTCAAGCAAGGCGGCAATTTCTCCGACGTGGAGCATTTGCCTCACTTGATGGATGGAAAATGGCAGCCGTCTTTCCTGCTTCGCTGCTCAATCTTAAACCTTACCCCATCAAGCTTATTTTGCCAAACGATGCGCTGGTCGAGAAAGCCGTGCGCGATACGCTGCTTACGACTGAATACACAATGCAATTTCTTTTCGCTGCTTTTCCAACTGACCTTGCTGCGGCTTATCGGCAAATAAAGTTTCCAACTTTGCTCGTTGTAGGTCAGCGCGATGAACTGGTGCGCATTTGCGATGCCGATACATCTCTCAAGCGCCTTATTAACGCCGAAGCAAGAGAACTTTTTGTCGTGCAAGATGCTAACCACATCAACATTATTTGGAAATCTGCGGGGGCAATCAGCGACTGGCTTCTCAGCAACATCCCCCTTACTTCCAGCAATACCTCATCACAGCCTTAATCAAAGCAAGCCACCTCTTTGCAAATAGTTTATCTCAAGTTGTATCTAACACTTATCTCCGTCCTGCGCTCGCAGTAACTCTATATGCTGCTTATTTTTCCGGCCCTGTCAGGCGGAAGTTGATTGGAATTGTCATCCAGCACTTCACTGGCCTGCCATTCTGAATCGCTGGCGAATAGGTTGATTGCATCACGGCATCAATTGCTGCTTCATCAAAGACATCAATGCCGGGATTCTTAACTATTTGCGCCTTTTTGGGTTTGCCGTCTCTATCAATCAGCACACGCACAACTACGCGTCCTTCAATGCCACCTTTACGCGCAATTTCAGGATAGACTGGTTTCACTTGATTGACAAATTGCGGCTCTTTCTCCAATGCGACAAAGACATCGGGGTCTGGATCTTCTTCTTTTTCTTTGTGCTCCAACACCAACTGCTCACCTCTGCCTAAGGCACTAGCTACATAGCCACGCGCTTCTGAAAGCCCTGTGGTGTCGTCGCCGGTTACAACACCTTTTTCAATCATTTCTTTTAGCTTTTCTTGTGTCGCAATGGTGCGCGTGGGTGGCGCTTCCTCGTCTCGCACTCGCTTAATTTCTCCGACATCTGGCGACTGTGGTGGCTTGAAGGCTGCAGGCGGCGGTGGCGGTGGCGCTTTTTCATCTATGGGCGGTGGTGGCGGCAAATCAACGATGCTTACTGTGCGCGTTACCACCACCTGTGCCGCTTCTTCTTCGTCCCCTTCCAGATGCGACTTGATAAACTTCCAGCTCACGTAGCTAAATATCATTAGCAACGCAATGCTGGAAGCAATCAGCACTCCCTTTGCAAGGTAGAGGTGCACCTCTTTGCGTAGCTTCAATGCACCATAGTCAATGTGTCGCAGGTTTTCTGTGTCCAAGTAATCCAGATGGATAAACGAGTGGGTTTTCGCTGGACGCTCATTGCTCGTGACATTGCGTGAGGCAGGTGGCAGCTTGCTCAGGTCAGCAACCTGCTTTTGCTCCAATACTTCTGGCATAGTTATCTCCTTTCTCCTTTACTTCCTAAGGCTGCACTTGCAACCTGCACTACACAAAGGTAAGAAAAGTGCAGAAATTTCATCTGACTTTTAGCTGCCGTGCCGTAGGCGCAAGGATCGGTTTCTTGTGGCGTGTGCCAACTTGCAAATGCACTTAGCTATCTATATTTGCTCGTCCTTTTAAACAGTCATCACTATGTCGAAGAAACTTAGCGACCTTTTTCGTTCTTTTGAGCGCCAGCGTATTGCTGTCGTTGGCGATGTTATGCTAGACCGATACATCTTTGGCACTGTTTCACGTATCTCACCCGAAGCACCCGTTCCAGTGGTTGATGTGAAGGAAGTCTCTCACCGACTTGGCGGTGCCGCAAATGTGGCGATGAACATTCACTCGCTTGGTGCTGAAGCCTTGCTGTTTGGCGTCATTGGGCGAGACGATGATGGTTCGTTGCTTGTCTCTGAAATGACAGCGGAGGATTTTTCTGCAGAATTCTTAATAGTCGACCCCTCGCGTCCCACCACTTGCAAGACGCGCGTGATTGCTCAAAATCACCACATTGTGCGCATTGATGCGGAAATGCGCAAGCCTATCTCTGCTGAGATTGAGCGCTCACTTTTTGAAAGCCTTGCTGGACAGATTCAGCGCATTGATGCGATTATCTTCGAGGATTACAACAAAGGTGTGCTCACACCCTCGCTCATTAGTCGCATTACGGCACTGGCGCGCAAGCACAATGTGCCCGTTGCAGTTGACCCGAAGCGAGAAAACTTCTTTGCCTACCAAAAATGCACGCTCTTTAAGCCGAATCTCAAGGAAACATCTGATGCACTGGGTGAGCATTTTGCAAACACCGATGAAGATGCTGCTCGCGCTTGTGCTGCGTTGCAGCGGCGGCTGAAGTCGGACTATGTGCTACTGACGCGCAGCGAGAAAGGCGCCACGATTTACAATGGCACTGCGGTGCATATTCCATCTGTGGCACTGGAAGTGGCTGATGTCTCTGGCGCTGGCGATACGGTCATCGCGGTGGCTACAATGGGACTGGCAGCTGGCTTAGACATTTTAGACGCTGCACGGATTGCAAATGTGGCAGCTGGAATTGTATGCGCGGAGGTGGGAGCTGTCGCCGTAGACCGACAAAAACTCTACGAGCAGTGCAAAAAGCACTTTAATTCAAAATGAGCGGTTATATCCTACTGCCCTAAGTTATTTTCTTCAACGCCGCCAGTGGCTGCTATGCTTCATTTTGTAAGGCTTCCTTTAGCTGGTCGATTGCTTTGACGGGCGTTGGGTCAATGTTCTGCATTAAGGCAAGGTAGTAGCTCATCCAGTCGCCCAAGAGCACCAGTGAGAAGATACGTGTGAGGAGCGAGTTACCCTCGCTTTCCACGTGAGAGATTGCTTTGGTGTATTTTCTAATCATCTGATGCGTGATGTGCATTCGGATTGCAGTGCGTGGATGGTCGTCTCGGTCATGCAGGAAAATCACGTGCATTCGCTTTAGCAGATTTTCATTGAGTTTCCAGCCTACCAGTTCGTTGTGGTTCAGTTCAGGCAAGGTATTGGTGTATGCCAAAATCTTGGCGTTTTCACAGATTTGTCCTTTCCAGCGCAAGCCGACTCCACTGGTGAAATCGTCACTTGTGTAAATGAGCGGCATTTTGCCCACGGACTTACGCGCCAGTTCTATGGCTAAATTCTGTTCATCTTTGAAGTCGGCATATCGCAGCGAGGCATGTTGTAAATAACTGGCTGTCTCGGCTATTGCATCTGTTTTGTCGGCAATGAGCTGACACTCGGTCAGCACGCGTAGCATCGCTGAGAACAAAAATCCAATCGCCGTGCGTGGCGGGTATCCTTCTGGCAATTTTAGGGTGTAGTGGTGATGCGTTTTAGCTAATTTCAGCACTGCGCCGCCCGACGAAATGCAGCAAATTTTTGCTTTTTTTTCTATCGCCTGCTTGTACGCTGAAATCGTCTCTTCAGTGTTGCCAGAGTAGGAGGAGACAATGACCAGCGAGGAGCTGCTGACAAACTCAGGCAAGGTATAGTTGCGATTGACCACAATTGGCACAGTGCATTCATCGCTGAGGTAGGTGCGCACAAGGTCGCCACCAATCGCCGAGCCCCCTAAGCCTGTGATGACCACGTTTTTGATTTTATCGGCTTTTGGGAGCGCTTTGGGATTTAAGGTTTCAAGCGGGGTCTGGAACTGCGTGTAGAGCGTCTCCAGTTTTTCGCGCATCTGGCTGCGGTCATACTTCTCAATGAGTCTGGTAGAGATTTTTTCCATTGGCGGTCAAGACAAAGGTTGAAGGCGTTTTAGAATCGCTCGGGCAATCGCCACATCCTCAGGTGTTGTGATTTTGAGATTGTGATACCCCATTTCAAAGACCTTGATGCGCTGGTTTGGGAAAAATCGTTCCACCAGTGCTGCATCGTCTGTTGCGTAAAAGTTTTCAGCCTTGGCACGCTGATGCGCCTCAAAAATGAGCTTTGCCCAAAAGCCTTGTGGCGTTTGCACTAGTCGAAGGGAGCTACGCTCAAGGGTTTTTTGGAAAAAGTTGGCTGAAGCATCGACCTGCTTGATGGTGTCTTTTGGCTTTGTTGCAGGCACGCACGCCCCAAACTTCCACGCCCAGTGCGCAATCTGGTCGATTTCGCTCGGTTGAATGAGTGGGCGTGCTCCATCGTGGATGAGCATCACGGTTTTGTGCTGGGCTTTTTCAATGTCAGCTGCAAACACTTGCAATGCGTTAAAAATCGAGTCTTGCCGCTCTTTGCCACCCTCGACGACGGCACACACTTTCGTAAATCCATACCGCTTGATGAGCCGCCTGAGCCGCTCTGTATCGTCATGCTTGGTAGCCACCGCCACGCGCACAATTGTTTGTGCCTTCTCAAAAGCCTTTAGCGTGTGGCAAATCACAGGGTAACGTCCCAGTCGCAGGTATTGTTTGCTTTGACCTGCTGGCAGGTTCATTCGCTTGCTCAGCCCGCCTGCTGCGACCACCGCCAATCCCTGCATTGCCTCGCATTAGTCAAATGATGAGCATCGCATCTCCATATGCCAAAAAGCGGTATCCCGACTTTAAGGCTTGTTTGTAGGCTTTCATCAAGAACTCGTGCCCTGCAAATGCGCTAACTGCCATCAGCAGTGTGGTCTCAGGTTGCTGAAAGTTGGTGATCAGCATATCAACAACCTTAAAATCATATGGTGGATAGATAAATTTATCCGTCCAGCCTTCA encodes:
- a CDS encoding lysophospholipase; its protein translation is MTNWLQRLSLFFLIGAFGCGVSQTPTASVFDITADDRAVYERLIREPDTTVCYFTSFDLTPIAYRLILPAKEPNMVVAFIHGIAAQSKLYLPLADSLARRGIATALLDLRGHGCSGGPRGDVPSLDALVRDVRLFLDTLRYRFPGKKLILGGHSLGAGLSLRFLLEFSDRKHLYRAPDGLILMAGGFFSNPRCDSLELQARRQFLRRGAFASLDGWKMAAVFPASLLNLKPYPIKLILPNDALVEKAVRDTLLTTEYTMQFLFAAFPTDLAAAYRQIKFPTLLVVGQRDELVRICDADTSLKRLINAEARELFVVQDANHINIIWKSAGAISDWLLSNIPLTSSNTSSQP
- the ispD gene encoding 2-C-methyl-D-erythritol 4-phosphate cytidylyltransferase, which gives rise to MQGLAVVAAGGLSKRMNLPAGQSKQYLRLGRYPVICHTLKAFEKAQTIVRVAVATKHDDTERLRRLIKRYGFTKVCAVVEGGKERQDSIFNALQVFAADIEKAQHKTVMLIHDGARPLIQPSEIDQIAHWAWKFGACVPATKPKDTIKQVDASANFFQKTLERSSLRLVQTPQGFWAKLIFEAHQRAKAENFYATDDAALVERFFPNQRIKVFEMGYHNLKITTPEDVAIARAILKRLQPLS
- a CDS encoding RluA family pseudouridine synthase — protein: MQINAMTEHDFIDEIDDTLDDDAPLAPKRLLIRVAAHQGRERIDKFLARQIQNATRTRVQAAIEAGRVLVNGHPTKANYKLSPHDVIEVIYTHPPAPEMKPENIPLDIVYEDEALLVVNKPAGMVVHPAFGNWTGTLANAVLHHTASQLSNFNGDALRPGIVHRLDKDTSGLIVVAKDDATHEALAKQFAARTTEKRYQAIVWGQPKFSSGTIKTNIGRSKRHRKMMAAYPYSEAPDAEGKPAITDYTVLESYTYFSLLELRLHTGRTHQIRVHLQHLGCPIVSDEMYGGKFKRSLPFAQSEAFLNNLYELLPRQALHAAYLAFVHPKRKEKVSFSAPLPNDMTQALEKIKRIHSSYSVYD
- the rfaE1 gene encoding D-glycero-beta-D-manno-heptose-7-phosphate kinase codes for the protein MSKKLSDLFRSFERQRIAVVGDVMLDRYIFGTVSRISPEAPVPVVDVKEVSHRLGGAANVAMNIHSLGAEALLFGVIGRDDDGSLLVSEMTAEDFSAEFLIVDPSRPTTCKTRVIAQNHHIVRIDAEMRKPISAEIERSLFESLAGQIQRIDAIIFEDYNKGVLTPSLISRITALARKHNVPVAVDPKRENFFAYQKCTLFKPNLKETSDALGEHFANTDEDAARACAALQRRLKSDYVLLTRSEKGATIYNGTAVHIPSVALEVADVSGAGDTVIAVATMGLAAGLDILDAARIANVAAGIVCAEVGAVAVDRQKLYEQCKKHFNSK
- a CDS encoding asparagine synthetase B: MLHRAVGLCILLSAIASQAVGQKLLIPMDKTQTDHLKAYGVAYWCLQKGIVVDWLLNYRGGSFLVDALPAVASELVVRGVRYEELTSAETTRILAEIESEDNNAAVMRLEKAPKIVVYVPPTNLPWDDAVTLVLTYAEIPFAKVWDEEVLRGDLKKYDWLHVHHEDFTGQYGKFFAGFRNAPWYIRQVRDAEQMARKLGFTKVSEEKKAVARAIRDFVGEGGFMFAMCSAPDSYDIALAAEGIDIVPAEFDGDGVTPDANKKLDFSKTFAFENFTVSLNPFEYSKSNIDINPQMTGSATGPENDYFTLFEFSAKFDPVPSMLTQNHTSIIKGFYGQTTSFRKSLIKSSVVIMGEKKGTEEVRYLHGNYGKGQFCFYGGHDPEDYQHHIGDPPTNLALHKNSAGYRLILNNVLFPAAQKKKQKT
- a CDS encoding energy transducer TonB, which produces MPEVLEQKQVADLSKLPPASRNVTSNERPAKTHSFIHLDYLDTENLRHIDYGALKLRKEVHLYLAKGVLIASSIALLMIFSYVSWKFIKSHLEGDEEEAAQVVVTRTVSIVDLPPPPPIDEKAPPPPPPAAFKPPQSPDVGEIKRVRDEEAPPTRTIATQEKLKEMIEKGVVTGDDTTGLSEARGYVASALGRGEQLVLEHKEKEEDPDPDVFVALEKEPQFVNQVKPVYPEIARKGGIEGRVVVRVLIDRDGKPKKAQIVKNPGIDVFDEAAIDAVMQSTYSPAIQNGRPVKCWMTIPINFRLTGPEK
- a CDS encoding bifunctional phosphoglucose/phosphomannose isomerase produces the protein MEKISTRLIEKYDRSQMREKLETLYTQFQTPLETLNPKALPKADKIKNVVITGLGGSAIGGDLVRTYLSDECTVPIVVNRNYTLPEFVSSSSLVIVSSYSGNTEETISAYKQAIEKKAKICCISSGGAVLKLAKTHHHYTLKLPEGYPPRTAIGFLFSAMLRVLTECQLIADKTDAIAETASYLQHASLRYADFKDEQNLAIELARKSVGKMPLIYTSDDFTSGVGLRWKGQICENAKILAYTNTLPELNHNELVGWKLNENLLKRMHVIFLHDRDDHPRTAIRMHITHQMIRKYTKAISHVESEGNSLLTRIFSLVLLGDWMSYYLALMQNIDPTPVKAIDQLKEALQNEA